The Streptomyces sp. HSG2 genome has a segment encoding these proteins:
- the tal gene encoding transaldolase produces MTDALKRLSEEGVAIWLDDLSRKRITSGNLAELIDQQHVVGVTTNPTIFQKAISSGDGYERQLADLAARGVTVEEAVRMITTADVRDAADILRPVHDASGGSDGRVSIEVDPRLAHNTRATIAEARQLAWLVDRPNTFIKIPATEAGLPAIAETIANGISVNVTLIFSLDRYRQVMDAFMTGLEQARERGLDLSPIHSVASFFVSRVDTEIDRRIDALGTDEAKAVRGRAAVANARLAYQAYEQVFSSDRWAALEKAGANRQRPLWASTGVKDKAYSDTMYVTELVAPNTVNTMPEATLAATEDHGEVTGNTVSGTYEQARADLDAVEALGIAYDDVVRLLEDEGVEKFEASWNDLLKSTEAELRRLAPSEG; encoded by the coding sequence ATGACCGACGCACTCAAGCGCCTCTCCGAGGAGGGCGTCGCGATCTGGCTGGACGACCTGTCCCGCAAGCGCATCACGTCCGGCAACCTCGCCGAGCTGATCGATCAGCAGCACGTCGTCGGTGTGACCACCAACCCGACGATCTTCCAGAAGGCGATCTCGTCGGGCGACGGATACGAACGACAGCTGGCGGACCTGGCCGCGCGCGGGGTGACGGTGGAGGAGGCCGTCCGGATGATCACCACGGCGGACGTCCGAGACGCGGCCGACATCCTGCGCCCGGTCCACGACGCCTCCGGCGGCAGCGACGGCCGCGTCTCCATCGAGGTGGACCCCCGACTCGCGCACAACACCCGGGCCACCATCGCCGAGGCCCGTCAGCTGGCCTGGTTGGTGGACCGCCCCAACACCTTCATCAAAATCCCTGCCACCGAGGCCGGACTTCCGGCGATCGCCGAGACCATCGCCAACGGCATCAGCGTCAACGTGACGCTGATCTTCTCCCTGGACCGCTACCGACAGGTCATGGACGCGTTCATGACCGGCCTGGAGCAGGCCCGCGAGCGTGGTCTCGACCTCTCCCCGATCCACTCCGTGGCCTCGTTCTTCGTCTCGCGCGTGGACACCGAGATCGACCGGCGGATCGACGCCCTGGGGACCGACGAGGCGAAGGCCGTGCGCGGTCGGGCGGCCGTCGCCAACGCACGGTTGGCCTACCAGGCGTACGAGCAGGTCTTCTCGTCCGACCGCTGGGCCGCCCTGGAGAAGGCCGGCGCCAACCGCCAGCGTCCGCTGTGGGCGTCGACGGGCGTGAAGGACAAGGCGTACAGCGACACGATGTACGTCACCGAACTGGTCGCGCCCAACACGGTGAACACCATGCCGGAGGCCACCCTCGCGGCGACCGAGGACCACGGCGAGGTCACCGGGAACACCGTCTCGGGCACCTACGAGCAGGCCCGCGCCGACCTCGACGCCGTCGAGGCCCTGGGGATCGCCTACGACGACGTGGTAAGGCTGCTGGAGGACGAGGGCGTCGAGAAGTTCGAGGCCTCCTGGAACGACCTGTTGAAGTCGACCGAGGCGGAGCTGCGGCGCCTCGCTCCCTCGGAGGGCTAG
- a CDS encoding heme o synthase: protein MCVTAVESRPAGVVGTNRSPSRRPFGARVMAFVALTKPRIIELLLITTVPVMFLAERGVPDMTLVFLTCLGGYLSAGGANALNMYIDRDIDALMDRTSRRPLVTGMVSPPEALAFGIALAVVSTLLFGLTVNWLSAWLALGALLFYVVVYTMILKRRTSQNIVWGGIAGCMPVLIGWSSVTGSMSWAPIVLFLVMFFWTPPHYWPLSMKVRDDYARVGVPMLPVVASNKVVARQIVVYSWVMVAVSLLLTPLGYTGWFYTVVALVAGGMWLWEAHALRGRARAEVTGAALKEMRLFHWSITYVSVLFLAIAIDPFLR from the coding sequence GTGTGCGTGACGGCCGTTGAATCCCGTCCAGCGGGGGTTGTCGGGACGAACCGGAGCCCGAGTCGCCGGCCGTTCGGGGCCCGTGTCATGGCGTTCGTGGCGCTGACCAAGCCGCGGATCATCGAGCTTCTGCTGATCACCACCGTTCCGGTGATGTTCCTCGCCGAGCGGGGCGTGCCCGACATGACGCTGGTGTTCCTCACCTGTCTGGGCGGCTATCTCTCCGCCGGTGGCGCCAACGCGCTCAACATGTACATCGACCGCGACATCGACGCCCTGATGGACCGCACTTCCCGGCGTCCACTGGTGACCGGGATGGTCAGCCCGCCCGAGGCGCTGGCCTTCGGTATCGCCCTCGCCGTCGTGTCGACGCTCCTCTTCGGTCTCACGGTCAACTGGCTCTCCGCGTGGCTCGCCCTGGGCGCTCTCCTCTTCTACGTGGTCGTCTACACGATGATCCTCAAGAGGCGGACGTCGCAGAACATCGTCTGGGGGGGCATCGCCGGCTGTATGCCGGTCCTGATCGGCTGGTCGTCGGTGACCGGCTCGATGTCGTGGGCTCCGATCGTTCTCTTCCTGGTGATGTTCTTCTGGACGCCGCCCCACTACTGGCCGCTGTCGATGAAGGTCCGGGACGACTACGCGCGGGTGGGCGTGCCGATGCTGCCGGTCGTCGCGTCCAACAAGGTGGTCGCCCGGCAGATCGTCGTCTACAGCTGGGTCATGGTGGCGGTCTCGCTGCTGCTGACCCCGCTCGGGTACACGGGGTGGTTCTACACGGTCGTCGCCTTGGTGGCGGGCGGCATGTGGCTGTGGGAGGCGCACGCGCTGCGCGGCAGGGCCCGCGCCGAGGTGACCGGGGCCGCCCTGAAGGAGATGCGGCTGTTCCACTGGTCGATCACGTATGTCTCGGTCCTGTTCCTGGCGATCGCGATCGATCCCTTCCTCCGCTGA
- the tkt gene encoding transketolase yields MSTKPTTTDLEWTELDRRAVDTARILAADAVQKVGNGHPGTAMSLAPAAYTLFQKVMRHDPSDPGWVGRDRFVLSAGHSSLTLYTQLYLGGFGLELDDLKAFRTWGSKTPGHPEYGHTAGVETTTGPLGQGVANAVGMAMASRYERGLFDPDAPRGESPFDHFVFCVAGDGCLQEGISAEASSLAGHQRLGNLILLWDDNHISIEGDTETAVSEDTVKRYEAYGWHVQRVEPKADGDLDPHAIHAAIEEAKRVTDRPSFIAMRSIIAWPAPSAQNTEAAHGSALGEEEVAATKRVLGFDPSRSFEVADDVLAHTRGAVERGRAARAAWEESFRRWRDADPQRAAEFDRVAAGELPTGWAEKIPVFEAGKGVATRAASGKVLQALGAVVPELWGGSADLAGSNNTTIDKTSSFLPADNPLPEADPYGRTIHFGIREHAMAAEMNGIALHGNTRVYGGTFLVFSDYMRNAVRLSALMHLPVTYVWTHDSVGLGEDGPTHQPVEHLASLRAIPGLNVVRPADANETAIAWREILERWTKEYGKGAPHGLALTRQGVPTYEPDDAAARGGYVLFEAEGGEPEVLLIATGSEVHLAVEARERLQAEGVPTRVVSMPCVEWFEEQERGYRDSVLPPAVKARVAVEAGIGLTWHKYVGDAGRVVSLEHFGASADGKTLFREFGFTAENVADQARESIAAARR; encoded by the coding sequence GTGAGCACCAAGCCGACCACAACAGATCTCGAATGGACCGAGCTGGACCGCCGGGCCGTCGACACCGCCCGGATCCTGGCAGCCGACGCCGTGCAGAAGGTGGGCAACGGCCATCCGGGGACGGCGATGAGCCTGGCACCCGCCGCCTACACCCTCTTCCAGAAGGTGATGCGGCACGACCCGAGCGACCCGGGCTGGGTCGGACGCGACCGGTTCGTCCTGTCCGCCGGACACTCCTCCCTGACCCTGTACACCCAGCTGTACCTGGGCGGGTTCGGCCTGGAGCTCGACGACCTGAAGGCCTTCCGGACCTGGGGATCGAAGACCCCGGGGCACCCCGAGTACGGTCACACCGCCGGCGTGGAGACGACGACCGGGCCGCTCGGCCAGGGCGTCGCCAACGCCGTCGGCATGGCCATGGCCTCCCGCTACGAGCGCGGCCTCTTCGACCCGGACGCCCCGCGCGGCGAGTCGCCGTTCGACCACTTCGTCTTCTGCGTGGCCGGCGACGGCTGCCTTCAGGAGGGCATCTCCGCGGAGGCCTCCTCGCTCGCGGGCCACCAGCGGCTGGGCAATCTGATCCTGCTGTGGGACGACAACCACATCTCGATCGAGGGCGACACCGAGACCGCCGTCTCGGAGGACACCGTGAAGCGCTACGAGGCGTACGGCTGGCACGTCCAGCGGGTGGAGCCCAAGGCGGACGGCGACCTGGACCCGCACGCGATCCACGCGGCGATCGAGGAGGCCAAGCGGGTCACCGACCGGCCGTCCTTCATCGCCATGCGGTCGATCATCGCCTGGCCCGCGCCGAGCGCGCAGAACACCGAGGCCGCCCATGGCTCCGCCCTCGGCGAGGAGGAGGTCGCGGCCACCAAGCGCGTCCTCGGCTTCGATCCGTCGCGATCCTTCGAGGTGGCGGACGACGTCCTCGCGCACACCCGCGGGGCGGTGGAGCGCGGCCGGGCCGCGCGCGCCGCGTGGGAGGAGTCCTTCCGCCGGTGGCGGGACGCCGATCCCCAGCGCGCGGCCGAGTTCGATCGCGTGGCCGCGGGCGAGCTTCCCACCGGTTGGGCGGAGAAGATCCCGGTCTTCGAGGCGGGCAAGGGTGTGGCCACCCGGGCCGCGTCGGGCAAGGTGCTGCAGGCGCTGGGCGCCGTGGTCCCCGAGCTGTGGGGCGGCTCAGCCGACCTCGCGGGCTCGAACAACACCACGATCGACAAGACGTCGTCGTTCCTGCCCGCCGACAACCCGCTGCCGGAGGCCGACCCCTACGGCCGCACCATCCACTTCGGCATCCGCGAGCACGCGATGGCCGCGGAGATGAACGGCATCGCCCTCCACGGGAACACCCGCGTCTACGGCGGTACGTTCCTCGTCTTCTCCGACTACATGCGCAACGCCGTGCGTCTGTCGGCCCTGATGCACCTGCCGGTGACGTACGTCTGGACGCACGACTCCGTCGGCCTGGGCGAGGACGGTCCGACCCACCAGCCGGTGGAGCACCTGGCCTCGCTGCGGGCCATCCCGGGCCTGAACGTGGTGCGACCCGCCGACGCCAACGAGACGGCCATCGCCTGGCGGGAGATCCTGGAGCGCTGGACGAAGGAGTACGGCAAGGGCGCCCCGCACGGGCTGGCTCTGACCCGCCAGGGGGTGCCGACCTACGAGCCGGACGACGCCGCCGCCCGAGGCGGCTACGTCCTGTTCGAGGCCGAGGGCGGCGAGCCCGAGGTGCTCCTGATCGCCACCGGTTCCGAGGTGCACCTGGCCGTGGAGGCACGCGAGCGGCTGCAGGCCGAGGGCGTGCCGACCCGCGTGGTCTCGATGCCGTGCGTGGAGTGGTTCGAGGAGCAGGAGCGGGGGTACCGGGACAGCGTCCTGCCGCCCGCCGTCAAGGCCCGGGTGGCCGTCGAGGCCGGCATCGGCCTGACCTGGCACAAGTACGTGGGAGACGCCGGCCGCGTGGTCTCGCTGGAGCACTTCGGGGCCTCCGCCGACGGCAAGACGCTCTTCCGGGAGTTCGGCTTCACCGCCGAGAACGTGGCCGACCAGGCCCGGGAATCGATCGCCGCCGCACGGCGCTGA